In Toxoplasma gondii ME49 chromosome X, whole genome shotgun sequence, a single genomic region encodes these proteins:
- a CDS encoding hypothetical protein (encoded by transcript TGME49_234250) — MKGTHHRFQPGKALPGTRLVAATSREDPEGVPAARKSDGFVESFSRKAIGREAFQGAASRPPSNAFLHSSEVLAGKQARLIDAQARPSPGSFFHLRPSFPARTLLAGEESRQEEETSAASSGSLSGCSTVASVPSRPPTGLRDSCEAAHREDQESPKARRKQSGRGQHLKSEMEERSAIKREERRNSERKVIYDASSRRPLSAGVSIQQAPERRRQSGDTCTVPKGEKDDNFVNIASFPSPWVDEDNHAKHRNRPVLDSSAKRDREGRGPPSAADGLSLPPSVWAIEAASDAYRKELRIRAHAARQRIKKEDASALLVHNPPSHAPSADLYGSLQEDQVYECPFGAFAHAEKLQDGASEIEEEPSEQVDKAEEATAGGRHYLAVQRSTGVTPDPSVHKEEEPVPEELPRTLVIRSSPRPEGAKFPRAEEASGLETKPNKPREDHSAKSREGAKPRPRYASLFPASHLCNRPRQQRQPAVRETSPSPRGTSKEPLFSKRHQAFLKPLIDPRDCWPSTRPLHVSDQTCNARPLFREPRSPFASPFLPVVGQDGSTKIVHTAPEQRAARRGENISGVTLHGFRPAPREGGLLAVSGCFSPPPRSAASEFPSRRVDQWNEKSAAWAPDSPLGSVGVRRSLPFPGAAGMPSPTPRTRGSDSPSPALSPALSSAARLLEVDRQMKREERSTSPSLATAVFGGMAIKSRRMDAEPPEWNDEERGRRQRLQKLRLEEEVEELRAKQARVSKDAHEATQLKTQVQEERTRAQNLILLYHAEQKKASELHDRVQAMVQELQATRSELKTAQRALEEATKARQSEKRAANLRCEHEKVESHKGVEKVRTCELPRRSASPDRVFADRRIVENALKYTKRDPSPSSTCDSEESSRWVVHENMTARRVSTASSHCGRGSRHPRPSLDTESDNGFPQETRQTCKAKVVEFNDNLPTTTFAHRPSSASLLGLTFSGSPPPSPAHISSHRMSVASPPPSISKSRLLLPRTAYSPVGVSPAHLGARQREPGEGRLSQKEGAGLDSSFHSCAGPQTERVSPPPAVLSPDAPRLSEEAHRRENLSPRSLYFAMTSGDTSVPVWSGPSVDSPRSRPPLEEPRELCRVRRASEMTIHAPRGDTRDFRSFEADSVEARLKRELAEADRRSFGLSSQQFEELLQTLTGVGELLKPLAYAATHKGSTGAPVLDVPAVLEKLRASAHLHPELSRLYRDLARLCTSSPPESREQEPMSWGLSARRETPRGDEREQEDAAFREPVGEADRVPAAERRHRKAKKWDIGGEDILWMKREEETDLARELRKSYEELWLQPHMKPDIIADRAEREKRERRRQRRMQERAKKRHGLHIGVSFSEPEKTARGLQDDDNCPDLLADLPAQHKSRKTWKTAPVISESEVLLFGATPVVLPTEKRRKKRHASSDDSDSDASTMSADSRDYRSASKHSRPSCPSGVSSRLSSGKDRYGLPGSTSPAALGASASRFGAPAKKGPFSFTDPDRFQRVLRALSQEKRRQTAPASGSQSRWHSLGETPTPWAPARGAPTARPLALPKQTLLRDVEEFTDFTSSDSSSLLARRRRRRARDAKECERRSRGTRDESDDVRDRGHGKEHLREREREAEKRRSVRRDLGSKREEERRREKDASSERRRVSVDRDATHRRRGSADDDSLERTKRRREREKKEKRASSSSKGLGDVSESHRRRSEGASEKKKTDGAAKTEQNAQPVSGLKKTSAASSEVPTVPVGKGVLDYSPQNAQAKAEAPKKNDSLQLPKKEAASAAAKPGGPSEDGKKSESAPSCLKAKSEGEKKEKEDTKASPSGKEAVSAKQGGGSLSEKAAETEAKKEEAKKEDAKKEEAKKEDASAAAKPGGPSEDGKKSESAPSCLKATNEGEKKEKEDTKASPSGKEAVSAKQGGGSLSEKAAETEAKKEEAKMPSKKAEADGKAAPVKKEEGKQEGSKAPTKASDPKQNPEAAGAQTAKMGLSGAPKLAPTIHIACLQELVPLDGKEQADRKFVVVIHNEGEQALELMKAKKGIITEEHATRLEPNPNSLQLANIEEQLTLDKVDLGKPIVVTAVELAAEGPKIFAASKPVIIDKLRDESMLQLDTVDKESKKCVKAGAMRFTLGSEQNGGPKASEKAVATKKENGKSSGEAKNSSTQKAPETNEKKVPSPASKAGAQTKKGDPLPADKKEGTGVSETKKADGVTTVAEGKKAGQPKKAGPPAAKGKDGPKQASGAAKTTKPPQAKPAAGTVKKASPSAPQRKKLIPRQPPPPVAKVSAAPKT; from the exons ATGAAGGGTACTCACCACCGGTTTCAGCCCGGAAAAGCCTTGCCCGGAACGC GCTTGGTCGCTGCAACTTCTCGTGAGGACCCAGAAGGTGTTCCAGCAGCGCGTAAATCTGACGGCTTTGTCGagtctttttctcgaaaGGCGATAGGCCGCGAAGCGTTTCAGGGCGCTGCGTCTCGGCCTCCTTCGAACGCGTTTCTTCACTCATCTGAAGTTCTCGCTGGAAAGCAAGCGCGCCTCATCGATGCTCAAGCCCGGCCGTCGCCGGGATCGTTTTTCCATCTTCGGCCTTCGTTTCCAGCTCGAACTCTCTTGGCAGgtgaagaaagcagacaggaagaggagacttctgctgcgtcttcAGGATCACTGTCTGGTTGCTCGACCGTCGCTTCTGTCCCCTCTCGACCGCCGACAGGCTTGCGAGACAGCTGTGAAGCCGCGCACCGGGAAGACCAGGAAAGTCCAAAAGCTCGCAGAAAGCAGAGCGGGAGGGGGCAACACCTGAAGAGTGAAATGGAAGAACGAAGTGCCATCAAGAGGGAAGAGCGGAGAAATTCCGAGCGGAAGGTCATTTACGACGCCTCCTCTCGGCGTCCTCTGTCGGCGGGAGTGAGCATCCAGCAAGCTCCGgagcgacgaaggcagagTGGAGACACCTGCACTGTTccgaaaggagaaaaagacgacaaTTTCGTCAACATTGCCTCTTTTCCCTCACCGTGGGTCGACGAAGACAACCATGCGAAGCACAGAAACCGTCCTGTTCTGGACAGTtcggcgaagagagaccggGAGGGGAGGGGGCCGCCGAGCGCGGCAGAcggcctgtctctcccacCGAGTGTGTGGGCCATCGAGGCGGCTAGTGACGCGTACCGGAAGGAACTGCGAATTCGGGCACATGCAGCTCGACAACGAataaagaaagaagacgcgtctGCGCTGCTTGTCCACAATCCGCCGTCGCATGCGCCCTCAGCAGACCTTTACGGCTCTCTCCAGGAGGATCAGGTTTATGAGTGCCCTTTTGGAGCCTTCGCGCATGCGGAAAAGCTGCAGGACGGGGCGAGTGAGATCGAGGAGGAGCCGAGCGAGCAAGTCGACaaagcagaggaggcgacagCCGGAGGGCGCCACTACCTTGCTGTTCAAAGGTCCACAGGTGTCACTCCAGATCCATCGGTCcacaaagaggaagaaccaGTACCTGAAGAACTGCCTAGAACGCTCGTCATAAGAAGCAGCCCAAGGCCCGAAGGGGCAAAGTTCCCGCGCGCAGAAGAGGCCTCAGGTCTCGAAACTAAGCCGAACAAGCCGCGCGAAGACCACTCTGCGAAGAGCAGGGAAGGCGCAAAACCTAGGCCGCGATACGCGAGTCTCTTTCCAGCTTCTCACTTGTGTAACAGACCTCGTCAACAAAGACAGCCAG ctGTGCGCGAGacgtcgccgtctccgcgcGGGACGTCGAAAGAGCCTCTCTTCTCTAAACGGCACCAGGCGTTTCTGAAGCCCCTCATTGATCCTCGAGACTGCTGGCCGTCGACTCGGCCTCTCCACGTCTCCGACCAAACATGCAACGCGCGTCCCTTATTCAGGGAGCCGCGGAGTCCGTTTGCGTCGCCGTTTCTCCCCGTCGTAGGCCAAGACGGCAGCACCAAGATCGTGCATACTGCGCCGGAGCAGCGAGCAGCCCGACGTGGAGAGAATATCTCAGGAGTAACTCTTCACGGTTTTCGTCCAGCTCCTCGGGAGGGAGGTCTCTTAGCCGTGTCAGGGtgtttctcgcctccgcctcgctCGGCCGCTTCCGAGTTTCCATCCCGCCGGGTGGACCAGTGGAACGAAAAAAGCGCGGCGTGGGCTCCAGATTCGCCTCTCGGGAGCGTCGGGGTGCGGCGGTCTCTGCCCTTCCCAGGCGCGGCGGGGATGCCCTCGCCTACGCCGAGAACTCGAGGTTCAGACTCGCCGTCTCCCGCGTTGTCGCCTGCCTTGTCTTCTGCCGCTCGGCTCCTCGAGGTCGACAGACAAATgaagcgcgaggaaagaTCGACGTCACCGAGTCTGGCGACTGCCGTCTTCGGCGGCATGGCCATAAAGAGCCGACGGATGGATGCTGAGCCGCCCGAGTggaacgacgaagaacg aggaagacgccaACGCCTTCAGAAACTTCGACtagaagaagaggtcgagGAACTCCGAGCGAAACAGGCGCGTGTGTCGAAGGACGCGCACGAAGCCACTCAGCTCAAAACTCAAG TCCAGGAAGAGCGGACGCGTGCACAAAACCTCATTCTCCTTTATCACgctgaacagaagaaggcttCCGAGCTCCATGATCGTGTGCAGGCAATGGTTCAAG aGCTCCAGGCAACGCGTTCGGAGTTGAAGACGGCACAGCGAGCTCTggaagaggcgacgaaggcccGGCAGtccgagaagagagcggcgaATCTTCGGTGTGAGCACGAGAAAGTCGAAAGCCACAAAGGGGTCGAGAAAGTCAGAACTTGCGAACTCCCCCGCAGAAGCGCTTCCCCCGATCGTGTGTTCGCCGACCGTAGAATCGTGGAGAATGCGCTCAAGTATACAAAGAGAGACCCCAGCCCCTCATCGACctgcgacagcgaagaaagcagTCGGTGGGTCGTCCACGAGAACATGACCGCTCGGCGGGTGTCCACGGCCAGTTCGCATTGCGGTCGAGGTTCCCGAcatcctcgtccttctctcgatACAGAAAGCGACAACGGTTTTCCGCAAGAGACACGACAGACATGTAAAGCGAAG GTCGTGGAGTTCAACGACAACCTTCCGACAACGACGTTCGCGCACCGGCCTTCCTCGGCGTCGCTTCTTGGCCTCACATTCTCCGGGTCacctccgccttctccggcCCACATTTCTTCACATCGCatgtctgtcgcttctcccccACCGTCGATTTCGAAGAGTCGCCTCCTGCTTCCTCGTACGGCCTACTCTCCCGTCGGGGTGTCTCCTGCACATCTGGGAGCTCGCCAGCGCGAGCCTGGAGAAGGACGCCTTTCTCaaaaagaaggcgcaggCCTCGACTCCAGTTTCCACAGCTGCGCTGGTCCCCAGACGGAgcgcgtgtctcctccgcccGCCGTCCTTTCTCCCGATGCCCCTCGGCTTTCCGAGGAGGCGCACAGACGCGAGAATCTGTCCCCGAGGTCGCTGTACTTCGCCATGACGAGTGGCGACACCAGTGTGCCTGTCTGGTCGGGTCCGTCTGTCGATTCGCCGCGCTCGCGACCCCCGTTAGAAGAGCCAAGAGAGCTCTGCCGGGTTCGCCGGGCCTCGGAAATGACCATCCATGCCCCCCGAGGGGACACTCGCGATTTTCGCTCTTTTGAGGCGGACAGTGTGGAGGCGCGCCTGAAACGCGAGCTGGCTGAGGCAGATCGTCGGAGTTTCGGACTGTCCTCTCAACAGTTTGAAGAACTTCTTCAGACGCTGACGGGAGTGGGCGAGTTGCTGAAGCCTCTCGCATATGCAGCCACGCACAAAGGGTCCACTGGGGCGCCCGTCTTGGATGTGCCAGCAGTCCTGGAGAAGCTTCGAGCGTCTGCGCATCTGCACCCAGAGCTCAGTCGCCTGTACAGGGACCTGGCTCGACTCTGCACGTCGTCGCCTCCTGAGTCTCGCGAGCAAGAGCCTATGTCTTGGGGCTTgtcggcgagaagagaaacgccgcgAGGCGACGAGCGCGAACAGGAAGACGCTGCCTTCAGGGAGCCAGTCGGCGAGGCTGATCGGGTGCCAGCCGCTGAGCGGCGCCACCGGAAAGCCAAGAAATGGGACATTGGCGGAGAAGACATTCTGTGGatgaagcgagaagaagaaaccgaccTCGCAAGGGAACTCAGAAAAAGCTACGAAGAACTGTGGCTCCAACCGCACATGAAACCAGACATCATCGCAGATCGCGCAGAACGCGAAAAGCGAGAACGGCGCCGGcaaaggcgcatgcaggaacgAGCAAAGAAGCGCCACGGCCTCCACATCggcgtctctttctcagaACCGGAAAAGACGGCACGAGGCCTCCAGGACGATGACAACTGTCCTGATCTCCTTGCAGACTTGCCTGCGCAGCACAAATCCAGGAAAACGTGGAAAACTGCGCCAGTTATTAGCGAGTCCGAAGTTCTTCTCTTTGGG GCAACCCCTGTCGTGCTTCCTACGGAGAAACGTCGGAAAAAAAGGCACGCTTCTTCCGATGATTCTGACTCGG ACGCTTCGACGATGTCAGCGGATTCTCGGGACTACCGTTCGGCGAGCAAGCATTCGCGGCCTTCCTGCCCTtctggcgtttcttctcgtctttcttctggaaAGGACCGGTATGGTCTTCCAGGCTCGACTTCTCCGGCCGCGCTCGGCGCCTCAGCTTCTCGCTTTGGTGCGCCAGCGAAAAAGGGTCCTTTCTCGTTCACGGATCCCGATCGGTTTCAGCGCGTCTTGCGGGCGCTGTCTcaggagaagcggagacagacggcgcCAGCCAGTGGATCCCAAAGTCGCTGGCACTCGCTCGGGGAGACGCCGACTCCGTGGGCTCCAGCGCGGGGCGCCCCGACGGCGCGGCCTCTTGCCCTCCCGAAGCAAACTCTTTTGAGGGACGTGGAAGAGTTCACTGACTTCACCTCGTCTgactcttcgtcgctgctggcgcggaggcgccgcagacgcgcgcgcgaCGCGAAGGAGTGCGAGAGGCGCAGCCGAGGGACTCGCGACGAGTCTGACGACGTGCGAGACCGGGGACACGGTAAAGAGCACTTGAGAGAACGGGAGCgggaagcggagaaacgcCGCAGCGTGCGTCGAGACTTGGGGTCGAAACgcgaggaggaaagacggagggagaaagacgctTCGTCGGAGAGGCGCCGGGTCTCCGTCGATCGCGACGCAACCCACAGACGACGCGGATCTGCGG ATGATGACTCCTTGGAGAGAACAAAGCGACGAAgggagcgagaaaaaaaagagaagcgggCGTCCTCAAGTAGTAAAG GTTTGGGCGACGTCTCGGAAAGTCATCGAAGACGGTCGGAAGGTGccagcgaaaagaaaaagaccgACGGTGCCGCGAAAACGGAGCAGAACGCTCAGCCTGTGAGCGGACTGAAGAAAACCAGCGCGGCGTCGTCGGAGGTCCCCACTGTTCCTGTGGGCAAAGGTGTCCTCGATTATTCACCGCAGAATGCACAGGCGAAAGCAGAGGCTCCGAAAAAAAATGACAGTCTTCAACTGCCAAAGAAAGAAGCTGCATCCGCCGCGGCCAAGCCAGGAGGTCCTTCCGAAGACggcaagaagagcgagagcgcTCCTTCGTGCTtgaaagcgaagagcgaaggagagaagaaggagaaggaagacaccAAGGCTTCGCCTTCGGGCAAAGAGGCAGTTAGCGCCAAGCAAGGCGGCGGGAGTTTGTCCGAGAAagcggcagagacggaagcaaagaaagaagaggcaaagaaagaagatgcaaagaaagaagaggcaaagaaagaagatgcaTCCGCCGCGGCCAAGCCAGGAGGTCCTTCCGAAGACggcaagaagagcgagagcgcTCCTTCGTGCTTGAAAGCGACGaatgaaggagagaagaaggagaaggaagacaccAAGGCTTCGCCTTCGGGCAAAGAGGCAGTTAGCGCTAAGCAAGGCGGCGGGAGTTTGTCCGAGAAagcggcagagacggaagcaaagaaagaagaggcgaaaatGCCGtcaaaaaaagcagaagccGACGGCAAGGCAGCGCCCgtgaaaaaggaggaagggaaacaagaaggaagcaagGCACCTACCAAAGCGTCTGACCCAAAGCAGAACCCAGAAGCGGCAGGAGCCCAGACAGCGAAAATg GGTCTCA GTGGCGCTCCGAAGCTGGCCCCGACAATACACATCGCGTGTCTCCA AGAGTTGGTTCCCCTCGACGGCAAAGAACAGGCAGACCGTAAATTCGTCGTTGTCATCCACAACGAGGGCGAACAAGCCCTCGAACTG ATGAAAGCCAAGAAGGGCATTATCACGGAAGAGCATGCTACTCGTCTCGAACCGAATCCCAACTCCCTCCAACTCGCCAACATAGAGGAGCAG CTAACCCTCGACAAAGTCGACCTTGGAAAGCCAATCGTTGTGACCGCGGTCGAACTGGCCGCAGAAGGCCCCAAGATCTTCGCAGCAAGCAAGCCAGTGATCATCGATAAG TTGCGCGACGAATCAATGCTGCAACTCGACACTGTGGACAAGGAGTCGAAGAAGTGTGTGAAAG CGGGAGCAATGCGTTTCACTTTGGGATCAGAACAGAATGGCGGCCCGAAAGC ATCTGAGAAGGCTgtggcgacgaagaaggagaatg GCAAGAGTTCCGGAGAAGCCAAAAACAGTTCAACGCAAAAGGCTCCTGAAacgaacgagaaaaaggTTCCGAGTCCTGCCTCCAAGGCTGGTGcccagacgaagaagggtGACCCTCTTCCGGCAGATAAGAAAGAGGGTACTGGAGTGTCTGAAACGAAAAAGGCGGACGGAGTCACGACAgttgcagaaggaaagaaggcaggGCAGCCAAAGAAAGCCGGTCCCCCAGCAGCaaaaggaaaagacggaCCAAAGCAAGCGTCAGGAGCGGCAAAAACAACGAAGCCGCCGCAAGCCAAACCGGCGGCCGGTACCGTGAAGAAAGCGTCTCCTAGTGCACCGCAACGCAAGAAGCTAATACCGAGGCAACCTCCTCCTCCAG TGGCAAAAGTGTCGGCGGCTCCGAAGACCTAG
- a CDS encoding hypothetical protein (encoded by transcript TGME49_234260): MAAQLGCELASPPLARKQTKTAEESPADSSKKRQIYLQSHQADKAGPDAQSPRQFPPSWRRAPAAARKDERARAVIWHWEAVLESEVSNARLTGSSRRNAGFSDDEYE; this comes from the coding sequence ATGGCCGCGCAGCTCGGGTGCGAGTTAGCGAGTCCGCCGCTTGCGcggaaacagacgaagacCGCCGAAGAAAGTCCCGCGGACAGCTCAAAAAAGCGACAAATTTATCTGCAAAGTCACCAGGCAGATAAAGCGGGGCCGGACGCTCAAAGTCCTCGACAATTTCCGCCGAGCTGGCGTCGAGCGCCAGCTGCAGcgcgaaaagacgagagggcGCGCGCGGTCATCTGGCACTGGGAGGCCGTTCTTGAGTCGGAGGTCAGCAACGCGAGACTCACGGGCAGCAGCAGACGGAACGCCGGCTTTTCGGATGACGAGTACGAGTAA